One Deltaproteobacteria bacterium genomic region harbors:
- the secG gene encoding preprotein translocase subunit SecG, translating to MALVLITIIHVLVCIFLVLVILLQTGKGADMGAVFGGGGSNTVFGSAGAGGFLTKMTTAGAITFMITCMALAWIYGHQESAVLRTLENTAPISEPAAPGEPATAPAASDSIPAAASTAPSEAVPAEAAPSDGAPAAPSDAAAPMAPAAPTEPAGEAAPQ from the coding sequence ATGGCCTTGGTGCTCATCACCATCATTCATGTGCTGGTTTGCATTTTTCTCGTGCTGGTCATTCTTCTTCAGACCGGCAAGGGCGCGGACATGGGCGCGGTGTTCGGCGGCGGCGGCTCCAACACGGTGTTCGGCTCCGCGGGCGCCGGCGGTTTTCTGACGAAGATGACCACCGCGGGCGCGATCACCTTCATGATCACCTGCATGGCCCTCGCGTGGATCTACGGCCACCAGGAATCGGCGGTACTGCGCACGCTGGAGAATACGGCGCCGATCAGCGAACCGGCGGCCCCCGGCGAACCGGCGACGGCCCCTGCGGCCTCGGATTCGATTCCGGCCGCGGCATCGACCGCGCCGAGCGAGGCCGTTCCGGCCGAAGCCGCGCCGAGCGATGGGGCTCCCGCCGCGCCGAGCGACGCAGCGGCTCCGATGGCGCCCGCTGCCCCGACCGAGCCGGCCGGTGAAGCCGCGCCCCAATAA
- a CDS encoding deoxyguanosinetriphosphate triphosphohydrolase, which translates to MRPFPLADYAAKDEESLGRVHEESFKDDRPNFERDRDRIIHCSAFRRLEYKTQVFVNHEGDYYRTRLTHSIEVAQIARGLARRLRLHMDLAEALALAHDLGHTPFGHSGEYAVRELMADVGGFEHNHQSLRVVTLLEDRYPNFPGLNLCFETREGIIKHSTWYDHPMGESIGDYHPEWQPTLEAQLINYADAIAYLNHDIDDGLESGLLDWDDLRTVEVWDRALTAVRSRYGDVDRRYQKAMAISHLIGHFVLDLVANTTRILADRAIHSLRDVREAGGILVEHSEPVAQLVEEIRRYQYDHLYKHYQLERRRFNAQRVLRALFEAYVAEPTMLPPRYFDRIAEHGTKRVICDYIAGMTDRYALQEYARLYESPRSF; encoded by the coding sequence ATGCGTCCCTTTCCGCTCGCCGATTACGCCGCGAAAGACGAAGAGAGTCTCGGCCGCGTTCACGAGGAGTCGTTCAAGGACGACCGGCCGAATTTCGAGCGCGACCGCGACCGCATCATCCACTGCTCGGCGTTTCGCCGCCTCGAATACAAGACGCAGGTCTTCGTCAATCACGAGGGTGACTACTACCGCACGCGGCTCACGCATTCGATCGAGGTCGCGCAGATCGCGCGGGGACTGGCGCGGCGGCTGCGTCTGCACATGGATCTCGCCGAGGCGCTCGCGCTGGCGCACGACCTGGGGCACACGCCCTTCGGACACAGCGGCGAGTATGCCGTGCGCGAGCTGATGGCCGACGTGGGCGGGTTCGAGCACAACCATCAGTCGCTGCGCGTCGTGACGCTGCTCGAGGATCGCTATCCGAATTTCCCGGGCCTCAACCTGTGCTTCGAAACGCGCGAAGGCATCATCAAGCACTCGACGTGGTACGACCACCCGATGGGCGAGTCGATCGGCGACTATCACCCCGAATGGCAACCGACGCTGGAGGCGCAGCTCATCAACTACGCCGACGCCATTGCGTACCTCAATCACGACATCGACGACGGGCTCGAGAGCGGCCTGCTCGACTGGGACGACCTGCGTACGGTGGAGGTCTGGGACCGGGCGCTCACGGCGGTGCGCAGCCGCTACGGCGACGTCGATCGGCGGTACCAAAAGGCCATGGCGATCAGCCACCTGATCGGCCATTTTGTTCTCGACCTCGTCGCGAATACGACCCGCATCCTCGCCGACCGGGCGATCCATTCCCTGCGCGATGTGCGCGAGGCGGGCGGGATTCTGGTCGAGCATTCCGAACCGGTCGCGCAACTGGTCGAGGAGATCCGCCGCTACCAGTACGACCACCTCTACAAGCACTATCAACTCGAACGGCGGCGCTTCAATGCGCAGAGAGTGCTCCGTGCGCTTTTCGAGGCGTATGTCGCCGAGCCGACCATGCTGCCGCCCCGGTATTTCGACCGGATCGCCGAACACGGGACGAAGCGGGTGATCTGCGACTACATCGCGGGGATGACGGACCGCTACGCGCTTCAGGAGTACGCCCGGCTCTACGAGTCGCCCAGGTCGTTCTGA
- a CDS encoding rRNA pseudouridine synthase, producing the protein MPTTGRKRTDVGIRLVLFLARAGVASRRKAGDLVKEGHVRINGKVVTEPGMSIDPEHDHVRVDDKLVRGVAPFVYVMLHKPAGYVTTRSDPEKRPTVFELLEGVKARVEAVGRLDFDTEGLLLFTNDGTVANKLMRPESHIPRVYDALVKGRVEPSALAGLREGVVVEGRKTKPAIVRVLKNPGPHDRLVITVHEGRYHLVKLMCEVVNHPVRKLRRVEFGPLGLGDLPRGRYRFLSDDEVAALRAAVRL; encoded by the coding sequence ATGCCGACGACGGGCCGGAAGAGGACTGACGTGGGCATTCGACTCGTCCTGTTTCTGGCTCGCGCGGGGGTCGCCTCCCGGCGCAAGGCCGGCGATCTGGTCAAGGAAGGCCACGTCCGGATCAACGGCAAGGTCGTGACCGAGCCCGGGATGTCGATCGATCCCGAGCACGACCACGTCCGCGTCGACGACAAGCTCGTGCGCGGCGTCGCTCCTTTCGTGTACGTCATGCTCCACAAGCCCGCCGGATACGTGACCACGCGCTCCGACCCCGAAAAGCGCCCGACGGTTTTCGAACTGCTCGAAGGCGTGAAGGCGCGCGTCGAGGCGGTGGGGCGTCTCGATTTCGACACCGAGGGCCTGCTGCTGTTCACCAACGACGGAACGGTGGCGAATAAATTGATGCGCCCCGAATCGCATATCCCCCGCGTGTACGACGCGCTGGTGAAGGGACGCGTCGAGCCGAGCGCGCTCGCGGGCCTGCGCGAGGGTGTGGTTGTCGAAGGTCGAAAGACGAAGCCCGCGATCGTGCGCGTGCTCAAAAACCCCGGCCCCCACGACCGCCTCGTCATCACCGTGCACGAGGGGCGCTATCACCTCGTCAAGCTGATGTGCGAGGTCGTCAACCACCCCGTGCGCAAGCTGCGCCGTGTCGAGTTCGGACCGCTGGGCCTCGGCGATCTCCCCCGCGGGCGTTATCGATTCCTGAGCGACGACGAGGTCGCGGCGCTGCGCGCGGCGGTCCGGTTATGA
- the scpB gene encoding SMC-Scp complex subunit ScpB, translating to MTTENSRIKSIIESLIFVSETPLPLAKIRAVLDDMPTRELKQILDEMKDESRSDGRGVYLDEVASGYQYRTNPENADWIKRLVEQKPTRLSKAALETLAIVAYNQPITKPEVENIRGVDSTSAVGMLVEKKLVRILGRKDVPGKPLIYGTTSEFLEIFNLMDLSSLPTLKEIESLGSEDAEEFRMVGDPAPDGEEDRQLELMPEGAPDDENAAGVESAIEIEPDGDGDDDAKEPHADGDDETDDDEFEDDDEFADDDDDEDEDEDENEDGADTGDGDADDGPEED from the coding sequence ATGACGACGGAGAATAGTCGAATCAAGTCGATCATCGAGTCGCTCATCTTCGTGAGCGAAACGCCGCTGCCCCTCGCCAAGATCCGCGCGGTGCTCGACGACATGCCGACCCGCGAACTGAAGCAGATTCTCGACGAGATGAAGGACGAGTCGCGATCGGACGGGCGTGGGGTCTACCTGGATGAGGTGGCGTCGGGCTATCAGTACCGCACGAATCCGGAGAACGCCGACTGGATCAAGCGACTCGTGGAGCAAAAACCCACGCGGCTCTCCAAGGCGGCCCTGGAAACCCTCGCCATCGTCGCCTACAACCAGCCGATTACGAAGCCCGAGGTCGAAAACATCCGCGGCGTGGACAGCACCAGCGCGGTCGGAATGCTCGTGGAAAAGAAGCTCGTGCGCATCCTCGGGCGCAAGGACGTGCCCGGCAAACCGCTCATCTACGGAACGACGTCCGAGTTCCTCGAGATTTTCAACCTCATGGATCTCTCGTCGCTGCCGACGCTCAAGGAAATCGAATCGCTGGGCTCCGAGGACGCCGAAGAGTTCCGAATGGTCGGCGATCCCGCGCCCGACGGCGAAGAAGATCGGCAACTGGAACTCATGCCGGAAGGGGCGCCCGACGACGAAAACGCCGCCGGCGTCGAATCCGCGATCGAGATCGAACCCGACGGCGATGGAGATGACGACGCGAAGGAACCGCACGCCGACGGGGACGATGAAACCGACGACGACGAGTTTGAAGACGACGACGAATTCGCCGACGACGATGACGACGAAGACGAAGACGAAGACGAAAACGAAGACGGCGCGGACACGGGCGACGGCGATGCCGACGACGGGCCGGAAGAGGACTGA
- a CDS encoding segregation/condensation protein A, with the protein MDEYRIHIESFEGPLDLLLHLVRKNEYEIFDIPMAQITRQYLDFLDLMKELNIDIAGEYLVMAATLAKIKSAMLLPRPELEDGEQGPDPREELARQLLEYARYREAAAEIGDRPRLGRDVFARKFPSPDLEEARQTPGYLEVQMSELLDAFREVLKRVPLDQRIHYIAPDRWSIRERMTQLTELLAAKGSVIFEQLFDDKTTKSEMITTFLALLELMRLRLVRVYQEGRLASIHIVARVQKAEADAPVEDETTDVETAGDAAAAPASAATEDEIAEDGTNGGTAGDDDGE; encoded by the coding sequence ATGGACGAATACCGCATCCACATCGAAAGCTTCGAGGGTCCGCTCGACCTGCTGCTGCATCTCGTGCGCAAAAACGAATACGAGATCTTCGACATCCCGATGGCGCAGATCACGCGGCAGTACCTGGATTTTCTCGACCTGATGAAGGAACTCAATATCGACATCGCGGGCGAGTATCTGGTCATGGCGGCGACGCTCGCCAAGATCAAGAGCGCCATGTTGCTGCCGCGTCCAGAACTGGAGGACGGCGAGCAGGGCCCCGATCCGCGCGAGGAACTGGCGCGGCAACTGCTCGAATATGCGCGCTATCGCGAGGCCGCCGCCGAGATCGGCGACCGCCCGAGGCTGGGACGCGACGTCTTCGCCCGCAAGTTCCCGTCGCCCGACCTGGAGGAAGCGCGGCAAACCCCCGGTTATCTCGAAGTCCAGATGTCGGAGCTGCTCGACGCCTTCCGTGAGGTGCTCAAACGGGTTCCCCTGGACCAGCGCATTCACTATATTGCGCCCGACCGTTGGTCGATTCGCGAGCGGATGACGCAGCTCACCGAGCTTCTCGCGGCCAAGGGCTCGGTGATTTTCGAGCAGCTCTTCGACGACAAGACGACGAAGAGCGAGATGATCACGACCTTTTTGGCGCTGCTGGAACTCATGAGACTGCGCCTTGTGCGCGTGTATCAGGAGGGTCGGCTCGCGTCGATTCACATCGTCGCGCGCGTGCAAAAGGCCGAGGCCGACGCGCCGGTCGAAGACGAGACGACCGACGTCGAGACGGCCGGGGACGCGGCGGCCGCACCCGCGTCGGCGGCAACGGAAGACGAGATCGCGGAAGACGGGACGAATGGGGGAACGGCAGGCGATGACGACGGAGAATAG
- the trpS gene encoding tryptophan--tRNA ligase: MGPKRVLSGMRPTGRLHLGHLHGALANWLSLSNEYECFFFSADWHALTSDYADTSRIAANTREMVMDWLSAGLDADKCTIFVQSQVKEHAELYLILTMYTPLPWATGCPTFKEQQEQITDKDLNTLGFLGYPILQAADILIYRAHFVPVGIDQVPHIEIARDVARRFNNFFGEVLVQPAPKLTEVPKIPGTDGRKMSKSYGNTINLTDSADEVRQKVSTMMTDPARQRRTDPGDPSICPVYTLWKAYDTEENLEWVRTGCTTAGIGCLQCKKPLIERITAQLGPIQARRREFEADPAALDRIIAAGNDKARETASATMTAVRSALGL; the protein is encoded by the coding sequence ATGGGTCCTAAGCGTGTACTGTCCGGCATGCGTCCCACGGGGCGGCTCCACCTCGGCCATCTGCACGGGGCGTTGGCGAACTGGCTGTCGCTGTCGAATGAATATGAGTGTTTTTTCTTTTCCGCCGACTGGCACGCGCTCACGTCCGACTACGCCGACACCTCACGCATCGCGGCGAATACCCGCGAGATGGTGATGGACTGGCTATCGGCCGGGCTCGATGCCGACAAATGCACGATCTTCGTGCAGAGCCAGGTGAAAGAGCACGCCGAGCTGTACCTGATTCTGACGATGTACACCCCGCTGCCGTGGGCGACGGGGTGCCCGACCTTTAAGGAGCAGCAGGAGCAGATCACCGACAAGGACTTGAATACGCTCGGGTTTCTCGGTTACCCGATCCTGCAGGCCGCGGATATTCTCATCTACAGGGCGCATTTTGTGCCCGTCGGGATCGATCAGGTGCCGCACATCGAGATCGCGCGCGACGTGGCGCGGCGCTTCAACAACTTCTTCGGCGAGGTACTGGTCCAGCCCGCGCCCAAGTTGACCGAGGTGCCCAAGATTCCCGGCACCGACGGCCGTAAAATGAGCAAGAGCTACGGCAACACGATCAACCTGACCGACAGCGCCGACGAGGTTCGCCAAAAGGTCAGCACCATGATGACCGATCCCGCCCGCCAGCGGCGAACCGATCCCGGCGATCCCTCCATCTGCCCCGTCTACACGCTGTGGAAGGCTTACGACACCGAGGAGAACCTGGAGTGGGTGCGCACCGGTTGCACCACGGCGGGCATCGGGTGCCTTCAGTGCAAAAAGCCGCTCATCGAGCGCATCACGGCGCAGCTCGGGCCGATTCAGGCACGACGGCGCGAATTCGAAGCCGACCCCGCCGCACTCGACCGCATCATTGCGGCGGGCAACGACAAGGCGCGCGAGACAGCCTCGGCCACCATGACGGCGGTGCGTTCCGCCCTCGGCCTGTAG
- a CDS encoding site-2 protease family protein, producing MDADLLLRILIQVPALVLAVSFHESAHAWSADLLGDPTGRMMGRVTMNPLRHIDPIGSILVPLVLVMTAGFAFGWAKPVPVNHMNLGHVKRDAALVAAAGPISNLLFALGAAMMVRVWMPAFPHATFLLEPLFTLCAGLIWVNIALAVFNMFPLPPLDGSWVAASLMPDDWAERYLAIGQYGSFILILLIADPMRWGIFHKTLGPITTRLVTWSFRLAGL from the coding sequence TTGGACGCCGATCTGCTCCTGCGCATTCTGATTCAGGTCCCGGCTCTGGTGCTGGCCGTTTCGTTTCACGAATCGGCCCACGCCTGGAGCGCGGACCTGCTGGGCGACCCCACCGGGCGGATGATGGGTCGCGTCACGATGAATCCGCTGCGTCATATCGATCCCATCGGCTCGATCCTCGTGCCGCTGGTGCTGGTCATGACGGCGGGGTTCGCGTTCGGATGGGCGAAGCCGGTGCCGGTCAATCACATGAATCTCGGCCACGTCAAACGCGACGCGGCTCTGGTGGCGGCGGCGGGGCCGATCTCGAATCTCCTGTTCGCGCTGGGCGCGGCGATGATGGTGCGCGTGTGGATGCCCGCGTTCCCCCACGCGACATTTCTGCTGGAGCCGCTGTTCACGCTGTGCGCGGGGCTGATTTGGGTGAATATCGCGCTGGCGGTCTTCAACATGTTCCCGCTGCCGCCCCTCGACGGAAGCTGGGTGGCCGCCTCGCTGATGCCCGACGACTGGGCCGAGCGGTATCTCGCGATCGGCCAGTACGGCTCCTTCATTCTCATTCTGCTCATCGCCGATCCGATGCGATGGGGCATTTTTCACAAGACGCTCGGTCCGATCACGACGCGGCTCGTCACGTGGTCGTTTCGTCTCGCCGGCCTGTAA
- a CDS encoding response regulator — protein MAKILVIDDDSEIRRVIRRELEHHGHEVTEADDGASGVRVYRERPADLVITDIIMPEKDGLELMIELRRQYPDLKFIAISGGGRHALLDFLPAAERLGATRCVKKPISAVEFIDIVHEVLAGEPPAPFPAS, from the coding sequence ATGGCAAAAATTCTGGTGATTGACGACGACAGCGAGATTCGCCGGGTGATTCGCCGCGAGCTCGAACATCACGGTCACGAGGTGACCGAGGCCGACGACGGCGCATCCGGTGTCCGCGTCTATCGGGAGCGTCCCGCGGACCTCGTCATCACCGACATCATCATGCCCGAAAAGGATGGGCTCGAATTGATGATCGAATTGCGCAGGCAGTATCCGGACTTGAAATTCATCGCCATCTCGGGCGGCGGACGACACGCGCTTCTGGACTTCCTGCCCGCGGCGGAGCGGCTCGGCGCGACCCGCTGCGTCAAGAAGCCCATCTCCGCCGTCGAATTCATCGACATCGTTCACGAGGTGCTGGCGGGCGAGCCCCCGGCGCCGTTTCCCGCGAGCTGA
- a CDS encoding OsmC family protein — protein MPEMVVSFVGGQKVAADYKGFQIVTDQPPRAGGDGSAPAPFDLFLASIGACAGFFVLNFCQTRKIPTEGIRVVQNTEHDPATHRLARVLIDIQVPADFPEKYYPALVRAVEQCAVKKAINDPPEFVTRTVVMS, from the coding sequence ATGCCGGAGATGGTGGTGTCGTTCGTCGGTGGCCAGAAGGTCGCGGCCGACTACAAGGGTTTTCAGATCGTCACCGATCAGCCGCCGCGCGCGGGAGGCGACGGCTCGGCCCCGGCGCCCTTCGATTTGTTTCTCGCGTCGATCGGCGCGTGCGCGGGATTTTTCGTGCTCAACTTCTGCCAGACCCGCAAGATTCCGACCGAAGGCATCCGCGTGGTGCAGAACACCGAGCATGACCCGGCAACGCACCGCCTCGCACGGGTGCTGATCGACATCCAGGTGCCGGCGGATTTCCCCGAGAAGTATTATCCGGCGCTCGTGCGCGCGGTGGAACAGTGCGCCGTGAAAAAGGCGATCAACGACCCGCCCGAGTTCGTCACACGCACCGTGGTCATGTCGTAA
- a CDS encoding prepilin-type N-terminal cleavage/methylation domain-containing protein, giving the protein MERGRMKRNGDARRSGFTLTEVLMATFMLTVGLLATTSTMVAVYHRQTLSGSVMSATNLAQTKLENLKASTYDEVQSDTEEYGEIADHAKYRRVTTVSTNADDTLKDVRVLVQAASGTQVELSSLIARR; this is encoded by the coding sequence ATGGAACGCGGACGGATGAAACGAAACGGCGACGCGCGGCGGTCGGGCTTCACCCTGACCGAGGTGCTGATGGCGACCTTCATGCTGACGGTCGGATTGCTCGCAACGACCTCGACGATGGTTGCGGTGTACCACCGCCAGACGCTCTCGGGCTCGGTCATGAGCGCGACCAATCTCGCGCAGACCAAGCTGGAGAACCTGAAAGCCTCGACGTACGACGAGGTGCAGTCCGACACCGAGGAGTACGGGGAGATCGCCGACCACGCGAAGTATCGTCGCGTGACCACGGTTTCGACGAACGCCGACGACACGCTCAAGGATGTGCGCGTATTGGTGCAGGCCGCATCGGGCACGCAGGTGGAACTGTCGAGCCTGATCGCGAGGAGATGA
- a CDS encoding GspH/FimT family pseudopilin has translation MTHGRNSPGFTVIELVVAIAVMGAMIVSIPAFRSWQSIMQVNNAARIVAQDLRFARSMAVDRASNVIVSFDLTGHSYSVYIDADADGPQIYDLEKTVTLGELAAGIQFNSSSEAGVGGGTISAGVMLTGAGNPPSCTFRPNGEALNPGSVYLLSKTDAASSSRDRNRAVQILSTGRITPMRWSGQNPSDPWVPYF, from the coding sequence ATGACGCATGGACGAAACAGCCCGGGATTCACGGTGATCGAGCTCGTGGTCGCGATCGCGGTCATGGGCGCGATGATCGTGTCGATTCCGGCGTTTCGGTCCTGGCAGTCGATCATGCAGGTCAACAACGCGGCGCGAATCGTGGCGCAGGACCTGCGCTTCGCGCGTTCGATGGCGGTGGACCGGGCGTCGAACGTGATCGTGAGTTTCGACCTGACCGGCCACTCCTATTCCGTGTACATCGACGCGGACGCCGACGGGCCCCAAATTTACGACCTGGAAAAGACGGTGACGCTGGGCGAACTCGCGGCGGGAATCCAGTTCAACTCGTCCTCCGAGGCCGGGGTGGGCGGCGGCACGATCAGCGCCGGTGTGATGTTGACGGGCGCGGGGAATCCGCCGAGCTGCACGTTCCGGCCCAACGGCGAGGCGCTGAACCCCGGTTCGGTGTACTTGTTGTCGAAGACGGATGCCGCGTCCAGCTCGCGCGATCGAAACCGCGCGGTGCAGATCCTGTCCACGGGACGGATCACGCCGATGCGCTGGAGCGGACAGAATCCCTCGGATCCCTGGGTGCCGTACTTCTAA